The stretch of DNA TCCAGCAATTCGCGGGTTTCTTTTTCCTTGCGGGCATAGGCAAGGGCGCGGCGGGCCAGCGGGCCGGTTTCCATTGCTTCGCCCTTGTACCGCGGGGCCTTTGCCCAGGAGTATTTTTCCTTGTCCTCGTAGTTGGTGTAGTTGGGCTCGGTTGCGCCCTCGTACGGCTTGCGGGCCTCGTTGCCCACGTACCAGCTGTGCGCCACATGTTCGTCGATGAGGCCGATATCCATCTCATCATGCTTGGTGAGGTCGTTCCCCCACAGCACGCCGGAACGGAAGTACGGGTCATTGCCCTTTTCCGGGTCGTGGAAGTCGGGGAAGGCGAAGAAGTTGGTGGTGCGGCCGTATGCAAGCGCTTCGGGAAAGCGTTTGGCCATGAGCTTCACATCCGGCAGCATGGCGTTTTCGGCGAACTCCATGGACTTTTCCCAAATCTGCCTGAAGTGGGCTATGACATCGGGCTTCAGGCTGTCGTAGCAGGTGACCCCGCCCACAACCAGCGACTGGGCGTGCGGGTTTTTGCCTGCGAACAGGGCCATGGCCCTGCCCAGCTCAAGCTGCACGCGCAGCCCCTCAAAGTAGTGGGCGGCCATGATGAGGTTTTCTTCCGGACTCATGCGATAGGCTGCATTGCCGCCGAGGAAGTAGGCGTTTTCCAGAAAACCCAGCTGACCGGATGCCACAAAGTCCTTCAGGCGTTTCTGCACGATATACAGGTCTGCGGGGTTGTCGCCACGCGCGCTGGTCTGGCCCACAATCTTGCCTGCGGCGGCAGGGTCGGCCGTTGTTGCGGCGGCAAAGTCAATCCAGTCCATGCCGTGCAGGTGGTAGAAGTGCACCAGATGGTCGTGTACCACCAGCGCGGACAGGATAAGATGGCGGATGAGTTGCGCCAGCGGCGGCACGGTGAGATCAATGGCGTTCTCAATGGCGCGTATGCTGGTCAGGGCGTGGGTGTTGGTGCACACCCCGCAGGTACGCTGGGTAAACAGCGGGGCATCCTCCGGTGGTCTGCCCTTGAGTATGGGTTCTATGCCCCGGAACAGCTGGGTGCTGAGCCAGGCGTTTTTCACCCGGTCCTGTTCCAGTTCCACTTCGATCTTCAGGTGGCCTTCTATGCGTGTCACCGGATCGATGATAAGCCGCTTGCCGGATTCGGTGGCCGTTTTCGTGCTCATGCAGTTAATCCTCCTTGGCTGTACGGATTGCCGGGCGGCTTACCCTTTCGGGCCGTCTTCGATGGGGTGGAAGAAGGGCGAATAGTCATCCCAGAAATTGGGTTCGCTGCAGCCTATGCAGGGGGCACCGGCCTTGACGGGCCAGTTCACCTGATTGAACAGGGCAGTGGGGCAGTTGTTGTAGGTGTAGGGTCCCTTGCATCCGAGCTTGTAGAGGCACCAGCCCTTCTTGGCTTCGGGGCTGTCAAAACTCAGGGCGAACTCGCCGCTGTTGAAGTGCTTCTGACGCGGACACTGCGAGTGCACGGTGTCGCCGTAGAACAGCGTGGGCCTGTTCCAGTGGTCCAGATCGGGCATGCCCTTGGTGAGCAGGTGCACCACGGTGCCGACAAAGTTCATGGGGTTGGGCGGACAGCCCGCAATGTTGATGGCGTTTACCCCAACTGCCTTGAGCGCTTCGTTCACGCCCTTGGCGCCGGAGAGATTGGGTCTGGCAGCCTGCACGCCGCCAAAGCTGGCGCAGGAACCCATGGCAATGGTGGCCTTGGCCTTGGATGCCACCCGCGCACACAGTTGGAACATGGTTTCGCCGCCGACCTTGCCGTATTCGCCCCCGTGGAAGGTGGGTATGCCGCCTTCGATAACACAGATGAATCCTTCGGGGTTGGTTATGGCCTTTTCCAGCGCCGCATGCGCTGCCGTGCCTGCAGCCGCCATGACCGTTTCGCAGTAATCGAGCGAAATGGTGCTCATGATTATTTCATCAAAATAGGGTTCATAGGCCCTGAGCAGGCCTTCGGTGCAGCCTGTGCATTCCGCGCAGTGCAGATACACGACCGAGGGACGCTTCTTTGTGGTGAGGGCATGGGCCACTTCGGCGGCGAATCCGGGTCCAAGCCCGATGAACGTGGCCATGAGCCCGCAGAATTTCATGAAGTCGCGTCGGCTTACGCCACCCTGTCCGGCCATCATCTTCAGTCCGTCAAATCTGGTTCCGTTCGGCATGTGATCCTCCCGGGGCTATTTGGGTTTATGGCAGGCGGTGGTACAGCCCACGGGGTTCTTGCCGCCT from Desulfovibrio subterraneus encodes:
- a CDS encoding hydrogenase small subunit, whose amino-acid sequence is MPNGTRFDGLKMMAGQGGVSRRDFMKFCGLMATFIGLGPGFAAEVAHALTTKKRPSVVYLHCAECTGCTEGLLRAYEPYFDEIIMSTISLDYCETVMAAAGTAAHAALEKAITNPEGFICVIEGGIPTFHGGEYGKVGGETMFQLCARVASKAKATIAMGSCASFGGVQAARPNLSGAKGVNEALKAVGVNAINIAGCPPNPMNFVGTVVHLLTKGMPDLDHWNRPTLFYGDTVHSQCPRQKHFNSGEFALSFDSPEAKKGWCLYKLGCKGPYTYNNCPTALFNQVNWPVKAGAPCIGCSEPNFWDDYSPFFHPIEDGPKG
- a CDS encoding nickel-dependent hydrogenase large subunit gives rise to the protein MSTKTATESGKRLIIDPVTRIEGHLKIEVELEQDRVKNAWLSTQLFRGIEPILKGRPPEDAPLFTQRTCGVCTNTHALTSIRAIENAIDLTVPPLAQLIRHLILSALVVHDHLVHFYHLHGMDWIDFAAATTADPAAAGKIVGQTSARGDNPADLYIVQKRLKDFVASGQLGFLENAYFLGGNAAYRMSPEENLIMAAHYFEGLRVQLELGRAMALFAGKNPHAQSLVVGGVTCYDSLKPDVIAHFRQIWEKSMEFAENAMLPDVKLMAKRFPEALAYGRTTNFFAFPDFHDPEKGNDPYFRSGVLWGNDLTKHDEMDIGLIDEHVAHSWYVGNEARKPYEGATEPNYTNYEDKEKYSWAKAPRYKGEAMETGPLARRALAYARKEKETRELLDSVFKETGMKPDQLFSTMGRTVCRVVETNLLLARMEGWINDTEARIKAGDDTIYKKWTMPDAAVKGVGLCCVTRGGLSHWINIKDGKIENYQMVVPSTWNLGPRCANGKLSAGEQSLIGCPCPDPERPVEILRTIHSFDPCIACAVHLVDARGRTMRTFTAR